Proteins from a single region of Choloepus didactylus isolate mChoDid1 chromosome 10, mChoDid1.pri, whole genome shotgun sequence:
- the LOC119545307 gene encoding olfactory receptor 1Q1-like: MDQTNRTSVSHFVLLGISTYPEEQIPFFLLFLLMYAINISGNFVIITLIISDAHLHIPMYIFLSNLALADICFTSTTVPKMLQNIFSPTKAISYMGCLAQTYFFICFAAMENFLLAVMAYDRYIAICHPFHYPMILTRIRCAQIVGVCHVLSHLHALLHTLLMGRLVFCEENRILHFFCDLYPLMQISCSSTRLNTLMIHTEGVIVINVALAFIIASYACIISVVVQIPSAKGKWRTFSTCGSHLTVVAIFYGTLTWVYFRPLSTYSVIKGRIVTVMYTVLTPMLNPFIYSLRNADVKGAFRKWMSRIRTSFFG; encoded by the coding sequence ATGGACCAAACCAACAGGACAAGTGTATCCCATTTTGTTCTCTTGGGCATTTCTACCTATCCAGAAGAGCAGAtcccattcttccttctttttctactCATGTATGCCATCAATATTTCAGGGAACTTTGTCATCATTACACTGATTATCTCTGATGCTCACCTCCATATCCCCATGTACATCTTCCTCAGTAACCTGGCCTTGGCAGATATCTGCTTCACCTCCACCACAGTCCCCAAGATGCTACAAAACATCTTCTCTCCTACAAAGGCCATATCTTATATGGGCTGCCTAGCCCAgacttatttcttcatttgctttgcagcaatggaaaacttcctcctggctgtgatggcctatgacagGTACATAGCCATCTGCCACCCTTTCCACTACCCTATGATTCTGACCAGAATTCGGTGTGCACAGATAGTGGGTGTGTGCCATGTCCTCTCCCACCTTCATGCCTTGCTGCACACCCTTCTCATGGGCCGCCTGGTCTTCTGTGAAGAAAACAGGATCCTGCACTTCTTCTGTGACCTCTACCCTCTGATGCAGATCTCCTGTTCCAGCACCCGCCTCAACACTCTGATGATTCACACAGAAGGTGTTATTGTCATTAACGTAGCGTTGGCCTTCATCATTGCTTCTTATGCCTGCATCATTTCAGTAGTTGTCCAGATCCCCTCAGCCAAGGGGAAATGGAGAACGTTTTCTACCTGTGGCTCCCACCTCACTGTGGTGGCTATATTCTATGGCACCCTTACATGGGTCTACTTCCGGCCCCTTTCCACCTATTCAGTAATCAAAGGTCGCATAGTAACAGTCATGTACACAGTGCTAacccccatgctgaaccccttcatcTACAGCCTCAGGAATGCAGATGTCAAGGGAGCCTTCAGAAAATGGATGAGCAGAATAAGGACTTCTTTCTTTGGATAA